The following are from one region of the Amia ocellicauda isolate fAmiCal2 chromosome 1, fAmiCal2.hap1, whole genome shotgun sequence genome:
- the hmbox1b gene encoding homeobox-containing protein 1 isoform X2: MSHYTDEPRFTIEQIDLLQRLRRTGMTKQEILHALDTLDRLDREHGDKFGRRPAYGNGGVPGTTTTTTTSSSSSNNNGSGSGVNNMAAASSSTTTIATQTQFHGLSPSPSNSYDTSPPPSAAVAATQNGRDSMAATPNGKTSPSRYVVNSVGPRSYSFEATEEELDIDDKVEELMRRDSSIIKEEIKAFLANRRISQAVVAQVTGISQSRISHWLLQQGSDLSEQKKRAFYRWYQLEKTSPGATLNMRPAPLAMEDAEWRQTPPPVSSTPGSFRLRRGSRFTWRKECLAVMESYFNENQYPDEAKREEIANACNAVIQKPGKKLSDLERVTSLKVYNWFANRRKEIKRRANIAILESHGIDVQSPGGHSNSDDIDGNDYSEQDDNTSHSDHQDPISLAVEMAAVNHTILALARQGGAGEIKTEVLDDD; encoded by the exons ATGTCCCACTACACCGACGAGCCGCGGTTCACCATCGAGCAGATTGACTTGCTCCAGCGCCTGCGGAGGACAGGGATGACCAAGCAGGAGATCCTGCACGCGCTGGACACGCTGGACCGCCTGGACCGCGAGCACGGGGACAAGTTTGGCCGCCGGCCGGCCTACGGGAACGGGGGCGTCCCgggcaccaccaccaccaccaccacctcgtCCTCCTCTTCCAACAACAACGGCAGCGGCAGCGGCGTCAACAACATGGCGgccgcctcctcctccaccaccaccatcgcCACGCAGACGCAGTTCCACGGGCTCTCCCCGTCACCCAGCAACAGCTACGACACCTCGCCTCCGCCCAGCGCCGCCGTCGCCGCCACCCAGAACGGCCGTGACAGCATGGCCGCCACCCCAAACGGCAAGACCTCACCCAGCCGCTACGTGGTCAACAGCGTGGGCCCACGCTCCTACAGCTTCGAGGCCACAGAGGAGGAGCTGGACATCGACGACAAAGTGGAGGAGCTCATGAG ACGAGATAGCAGTATCATCAAAGAGGAAATCAAAGCTTTTCTGGCCAACCGGAGGATTTCCCAGGCCGTTGTCGCACAGGTCACAG GTATCAGTCAGAGCCGTATCTCGCACTGGCTCCTGCAGCAGGGCTCCGACCTGAGCGAACAGAAGAAGAGGGCCTTCTATCGGTGGTACCAGCTGGAGAAGACCAGCCCAG GTGCCACTCTGAACATGCGGCCGGCCCCGCTGGCGATGGAGGACGCCGAGTGGAGACAGACGCCGCCCCCTGTCAGCTCCACGCCGGGCAGCTTCCGTCTGCGCCGAGGCAGCCGTTTCACCTGGAGGAAGGAGTGCCTGGCTGTGATGGAGAG CTACTTCAACGAGAATCAGTATCCAGACGAGGCCAAACGTGAGGAGATCGCCAACGCCTGCAATGCTGTTATACAGAAGCCAG GGAAGAAGCTATCGGACCTGGAGAGAGTCACGTCCCTGAAAGTGTACAACTGGTTTGCCAACCGACGGAAGGAGATCAAGAGAAGAGCCAATATTG CAATCCTGGAGAGCCATGGGATTGATGTGCAAAGTCCTGGGGGCCACTCCAACAGCGACGACATCGACGGCAACGACTACTCTGAGCAG GATGACAACACCAGCCACAGTGACCACCAGGACCCCATCTCCCTTGCTGTGGAGATGGCAGCTGTCAATCACACCATTTTGGCTCTGGCGCGGCAGGGGGGAGCTGGGGAGATCAAGACGGAGGTGCTGGATGACGACTGA
- the hmbox1b gene encoding homeobox-containing protein 1 isoform X1, translating into MSHYTDEPRFTIEQIDLLQRLRRTGMTKQEILHALDTLDRLDREHGDKFGRRPAYGNGGVPGTTTTTTTSSSSSNNNGSGSGVNNMAAASSSTTTIATQTQFHGLSPSPSNSYDTSPPPSAAVAATQNGRDSMAATPNGKTSPSRYVVNSVGPRSYSFEATEEELDIDDKVEELMRRDSSIIKEEIKAFLANRRISQAVVAQVTGISQSRISHWLLQQGSDLSEQKKRAFYRWYQLEKTSPGATLNMRPAPLAMEDAEWRQTPPPVSSTPGSFRLRRGSRFTWRKECLAVMESYFNENQYPDEAKREEIANACNAVIQKPGKKLSDLERVTSLKVYNWFANRRKEIKRRANIAAILESHGIDVQSPGGHSNSDDIDGNDYSEQDDNTSHSDHQDPISLAVEMAAVNHTILALARQGGAGEIKTEVLDDD; encoded by the exons ATGTCCCACTACACCGACGAGCCGCGGTTCACCATCGAGCAGATTGACTTGCTCCAGCGCCTGCGGAGGACAGGGATGACCAAGCAGGAGATCCTGCACGCGCTGGACACGCTGGACCGCCTGGACCGCGAGCACGGGGACAAGTTTGGCCGCCGGCCGGCCTACGGGAACGGGGGCGTCCCgggcaccaccaccaccaccaccacctcgtCCTCCTCTTCCAACAACAACGGCAGCGGCAGCGGCGTCAACAACATGGCGgccgcctcctcctccaccaccaccatcgcCACGCAGACGCAGTTCCACGGGCTCTCCCCGTCACCCAGCAACAGCTACGACACCTCGCCTCCGCCCAGCGCCGCCGTCGCCGCCACCCAGAACGGCCGTGACAGCATGGCCGCCACCCCAAACGGCAAGACCTCACCCAGCCGCTACGTGGTCAACAGCGTGGGCCCACGCTCCTACAGCTTCGAGGCCACAGAGGAGGAGCTGGACATCGACGACAAAGTGGAGGAGCTCATGAG ACGAGATAGCAGTATCATCAAAGAGGAAATCAAAGCTTTTCTGGCCAACCGGAGGATTTCCCAGGCCGTTGTCGCACAGGTCACAG GTATCAGTCAGAGCCGTATCTCGCACTGGCTCCTGCAGCAGGGCTCCGACCTGAGCGAACAGAAGAAGAGGGCCTTCTATCGGTGGTACCAGCTGGAGAAGACCAGCCCAG GTGCCACTCTGAACATGCGGCCGGCCCCGCTGGCGATGGAGGACGCCGAGTGGAGACAGACGCCGCCCCCTGTCAGCTCCACGCCGGGCAGCTTCCGTCTGCGCCGAGGCAGCCGTTTCACCTGGAGGAAGGAGTGCCTGGCTGTGATGGAGAG CTACTTCAACGAGAATCAGTATCCAGACGAGGCCAAACGTGAGGAGATCGCCAACGCCTGCAATGCTGTTATACAGAAGCCAG GGAAGAAGCTATCGGACCTGGAGAGAGTCACGTCCCTGAAAGTGTACAACTGGTTTGCCAACCGACGGAAGGAGATCAAGAGAAGAGCCAATATTG CAGCAATCCTGGAGAGCCATGGGATTGATGTGCAAAGTCCTGGGGGCCACTCCAACAGCGACGACATCGACGGCAACGACTACTCTGAGCAG GATGACAACACCAGCCACAGTGACCACCAGGACCCCATCTCCCTTGCTGTGGAGATGGCAGCTGTCAATCACACCATTTTGGCTCTGGCGCGGCAGGGGGGAGCTGGGGAGATCAAGACGGAGGTGCTGGATGACGACTGA
- the hmbox1b gene encoding homeobox-containing protein 1 isoform X4: MSHYTDEPRFTIEQIDLLQRLRRTGMTKQEILHALDTLDRLDREHGDKFGRRPAYGNGGVPGTTTTTTTSSSSSNNNGSGSGVNNMAAASSSTTTIATQTQFHGLSPSPSNSYDTSPPPSAAVAATQNGRDSMAATPNGKTSPSRYVVNSVGPRSYSFEATEEELDIDDKVEELMRRDSSIIKEEIKAFLANRRISQAVVAQVTGISQSRISHWLLQQGSDLSEQKKRAFYRWYQLEKTSPGATLNMRPAPLAMEDAEWRQTPPPVSSTPGSFRLRRGSRFTWRKECLAVMESYFNENQYPDEAKREEIANACNAVIQKPGKKLSDLERVTSLKVYNWFANRRKEIKRRANIAILESHGIDVQSPGGHSNSDDIDGNDYSEQLTGSLLLGQSV, translated from the exons ATGTCCCACTACACCGACGAGCCGCGGTTCACCATCGAGCAGATTGACTTGCTCCAGCGCCTGCGGAGGACAGGGATGACCAAGCAGGAGATCCTGCACGCGCTGGACACGCTGGACCGCCTGGACCGCGAGCACGGGGACAAGTTTGGCCGCCGGCCGGCCTACGGGAACGGGGGCGTCCCgggcaccaccaccaccaccaccacctcgtCCTCCTCTTCCAACAACAACGGCAGCGGCAGCGGCGTCAACAACATGGCGgccgcctcctcctccaccaccaccatcgcCACGCAGACGCAGTTCCACGGGCTCTCCCCGTCACCCAGCAACAGCTACGACACCTCGCCTCCGCCCAGCGCCGCCGTCGCCGCCACCCAGAACGGCCGTGACAGCATGGCCGCCACCCCAAACGGCAAGACCTCACCCAGCCGCTACGTGGTCAACAGCGTGGGCCCACGCTCCTACAGCTTCGAGGCCACAGAGGAGGAGCTGGACATCGACGACAAAGTGGAGGAGCTCATGAG ACGAGATAGCAGTATCATCAAAGAGGAAATCAAAGCTTTTCTGGCCAACCGGAGGATTTCCCAGGCCGTTGTCGCACAGGTCACAG GTATCAGTCAGAGCCGTATCTCGCACTGGCTCCTGCAGCAGGGCTCCGACCTGAGCGAACAGAAGAAGAGGGCCTTCTATCGGTGGTACCAGCTGGAGAAGACCAGCCCAG GTGCCACTCTGAACATGCGGCCGGCCCCGCTGGCGATGGAGGACGCCGAGTGGAGACAGACGCCGCCCCCTGTCAGCTCCACGCCGGGCAGCTTCCGTCTGCGCCGAGGCAGCCGTTTCACCTGGAGGAAGGAGTGCCTGGCTGTGATGGAGAG CTACTTCAACGAGAATCAGTATCCAGACGAGGCCAAACGTGAGGAGATCGCCAACGCCTGCAATGCTGTTATACAGAAGCCAG GGAAGAAGCTATCGGACCTGGAGAGAGTCACGTCCCTGAAAGTGTACAACTGGTTTGCCAACCGACGGAAGGAGATCAAGAGAAGAGCCAATATTG CAATCCTGGAGAGCCATGGGATTGATGTGCAAAGTCCTGGGGGCCACTCCAACAGCGACGACATCGACGGCAACGACTACTCTGAGCAG TTGACTGGCAGTTTGCTGTTGGGACAGAGTGTCTGA
- the hmbox1b gene encoding homeobox-containing protein 1 isoform X3 codes for MSHYTDEPRFTIEQIDLLQRLRRTGMTKQEILHALDTLDRLDREHGDKFGRRPAYGNGGVPGTTTTTTTSSSSSNNNGSGSGVNNMAAASSSTTTIATQTQFHGLSPSPSNSYDTSPPPSAAVAATQNGRDSMAATPNGKTSPSRYVVNSVGPRSYSFEATEEELDIDDKVEELMRRDSSIIKEEIKAFLANRRISQAVVAQVTGISQSRISHWLLQQGSDLSEQKKRAFYRWYQLEKTSPGATLNMRPAPLAMEDAEWRQTPPPVSSTPGSFRLRRGSRFTWRKECLAVMESYFNENQYPDEAKREEIANACNAVIQKPGKKLSDLERVTSLKVYNWFANRRKEIKRRANIAAILESHGIDVQSPGGHSNSDDIDGNDYSEQLTGSLLLGQSV; via the exons ATGTCCCACTACACCGACGAGCCGCGGTTCACCATCGAGCAGATTGACTTGCTCCAGCGCCTGCGGAGGACAGGGATGACCAAGCAGGAGATCCTGCACGCGCTGGACACGCTGGACCGCCTGGACCGCGAGCACGGGGACAAGTTTGGCCGCCGGCCGGCCTACGGGAACGGGGGCGTCCCgggcaccaccaccaccaccaccacctcgtCCTCCTCTTCCAACAACAACGGCAGCGGCAGCGGCGTCAACAACATGGCGgccgcctcctcctccaccaccaccatcgcCACGCAGACGCAGTTCCACGGGCTCTCCCCGTCACCCAGCAACAGCTACGACACCTCGCCTCCGCCCAGCGCCGCCGTCGCCGCCACCCAGAACGGCCGTGACAGCATGGCCGCCACCCCAAACGGCAAGACCTCACCCAGCCGCTACGTGGTCAACAGCGTGGGCCCACGCTCCTACAGCTTCGAGGCCACAGAGGAGGAGCTGGACATCGACGACAAAGTGGAGGAGCTCATGAG ACGAGATAGCAGTATCATCAAAGAGGAAATCAAAGCTTTTCTGGCCAACCGGAGGATTTCCCAGGCCGTTGTCGCACAGGTCACAG GTATCAGTCAGAGCCGTATCTCGCACTGGCTCCTGCAGCAGGGCTCCGACCTGAGCGAACAGAAGAAGAGGGCCTTCTATCGGTGGTACCAGCTGGAGAAGACCAGCCCAG GTGCCACTCTGAACATGCGGCCGGCCCCGCTGGCGATGGAGGACGCCGAGTGGAGACAGACGCCGCCCCCTGTCAGCTCCACGCCGGGCAGCTTCCGTCTGCGCCGAGGCAGCCGTTTCACCTGGAGGAAGGAGTGCCTGGCTGTGATGGAGAG CTACTTCAACGAGAATCAGTATCCAGACGAGGCCAAACGTGAGGAGATCGCCAACGCCTGCAATGCTGTTATACAGAAGCCAG GGAAGAAGCTATCGGACCTGGAGAGAGTCACGTCCCTGAAAGTGTACAACTGGTTTGCCAACCGACGGAAGGAGATCAAGAGAAGAGCCAATATTG CAGCAATCCTGGAGAGCCATGGGATTGATGTGCAAAGTCCTGGGGGCCACTCCAACAGCGACGACATCGACGGCAACGACTACTCTGAGCAG TTGACTGGCAGTTTGCTGTTGGGACAGAGTGTCTGA
- the hmbox1b gene encoding homeobox-containing protein 1 isoform X5, whose translation MSHYTDEPRFTIEQIDLLQRLRRTGMTKQEILHALDTLDRLDREHGDKFGRRPAYGNGGVPGTTTTTTTSSSSSNNNGSGSGVNNMAAASSSTTTIATQTQFHGLSPSPSNSYDTSPPPSAAVAATQNGRDSMAATPNGKTSPSRYVVNSVGPRSYSFEATEEELDIDDKVEELMRRDSSIIKEEIKAFLANRRISQAVVAQVTGISQSRISHWLLQQGSDLSEQKKRAFYRWYQLEKTSPGATLNMRPAPLAMEDAEWRQTPPPVSSTPGSFRLRRGSRFTWRKECLAVMESYFNENQYPDEAKREEIANACNAVIQKPGKKLSDLERVTSLKVYNWFANRRKEIKRRANIAAILESHGIDVQSPGGHSNSDDIDGNDYSEQLPTLLPS comes from the exons ATGTCCCACTACACCGACGAGCCGCGGTTCACCATCGAGCAGATTGACTTGCTCCAGCGCCTGCGGAGGACAGGGATGACCAAGCAGGAGATCCTGCACGCGCTGGACACGCTGGACCGCCTGGACCGCGAGCACGGGGACAAGTTTGGCCGCCGGCCGGCCTACGGGAACGGGGGCGTCCCgggcaccaccaccaccaccaccacctcgtCCTCCTCTTCCAACAACAACGGCAGCGGCAGCGGCGTCAACAACATGGCGgccgcctcctcctccaccaccaccatcgcCACGCAGACGCAGTTCCACGGGCTCTCCCCGTCACCCAGCAACAGCTACGACACCTCGCCTCCGCCCAGCGCCGCCGTCGCCGCCACCCAGAACGGCCGTGACAGCATGGCCGCCACCCCAAACGGCAAGACCTCACCCAGCCGCTACGTGGTCAACAGCGTGGGCCCACGCTCCTACAGCTTCGAGGCCACAGAGGAGGAGCTGGACATCGACGACAAAGTGGAGGAGCTCATGAG ACGAGATAGCAGTATCATCAAAGAGGAAATCAAAGCTTTTCTGGCCAACCGGAGGATTTCCCAGGCCGTTGTCGCACAGGTCACAG GTATCAGTCAGAGCCGTATCTCGCACTGGCTCCTGCAGCAGGGCTCCGACCTGAGCGAACAGAAGAAGAGGGCCTTCTATCGGTGGTACCAGCTGGAGAAGACCAGCCCAG GTGCCACTCTGAACATGCGGCCGGCCCCGCTGGCGATGGAGGACGCCGAGTGGAGACAGACGCCGCCCCCTGTCAGCTCCACGCCGGGCAGCTTCCGTCTGCGCCGAGGCAGCCGTTTCACCTGGAGGAAGGAGTGCCTGGCTGTGATGGAGAG CTACTTCAACGAGAATCAGTATCCAGACGAGGCCAAACGTGAGGAGATCGCCAACGCCTGCAATGCTGTTATACAGAAGCCAG GGAAGAAGCTATCGGACCTGGAGAGAGTCACGTCCCTGAAAGTGTACAACTGGTTTGCCAACCGACGGAAGGAGATCAAGAGAAGAGCCAATATTG CAGCAATCCTGGAGAGCCATGGGATTGATGTGCAAAGTCCTGGGGGCCACTCCAACAGCGACGACATCGACGGCAACGACTACTCTGAGCAG TTACCAACTTTGCTTCCCAGTTGA